A genomic window from Aurantimicrobium photophilum includes:
- a CDS encoding peroxiredoxin, with protein sequence MSLTIGAPAPDFTLKNQFGEEVSLSQFRGVKPVVLVFYPLAFTGICTGELCELRDNISVFKTNGVELLAISVDSSPTLRVFAEKENYDFSLLSDMWPHGEVASKYGVFLEDKGFANRGTFVIDKDGNLAGQFVTEPGQARDFASYKELVENL encoded by the coding sequence ATGAGCCTCACTATCGGTGCACCAGCCCCTGATTTCACGTTGAAGAATCAGTTCGGTGAAGAAGTTTCCCTGTCACAGTTCCGTGGGGTGAAACCTGTCGTTCTCGTCTTCTACCCACTCGCGTTCACGGGCATCTGCACGGGCGAGCTGTGCGAGCTGCGTGACAACATCTCCGTTTTCAAGACCAATGGTGTTGAACTGCTTGCTATCTCTGTGGACTCCAGCCCCACTCTTCGTGTTTTTGCAGAAAAAGAAAACTACGATTTCTCACTCCTGTCTGACATGTGGCCCCACGGTGAGGTCGCGTCCAAGTACGGCGTTTTCCTTGAAGACAAGGGCTTTGCGAACCGCGGCACCTTCGTGATCGACAAGGACGGCAACCTCGCTGGACAGTTCGTCACCGAGCCTGGACAGGCCCGTGACTTCGCCTCGTACAAAGAGCTCGTAGAAAACCTGTAA